The Rhizoctonia solani chromosome 14, complete sequence genome has a segment encoding these proteins:
- a CDS encoding Myb-like DNA-binding domain protein → MEPIIEDDNVANLSNIDISIADLDEFIQSQRSALGRVQDDIKALEELKIQAVVHPVVEHESLKFSNIGSELDTNIPRLDWTLFGPNDFQPVTRTLPPKAGTSRVDKMRAHISEFRQGLASAPPLPAELLDNSRDAEERDKKRRRLTSASRAPVANFSSGLRLPRFAESCNNINVQTSALAGTQPQELGPPPTPSSGASSRNSTKPPVRVFTNHVHSQSQPRVPKTADEVTQALHESPRATSPRSRNAVPSPTQPGRDSPIIEETEGSVMEALASEEQSHSTFKQNWSLAEQHTLERLLVEIPSTVKFRWVRISEAMGGTRTPRQVASRVQKYYEKMKKLGVTVNSADMGGGGRGGSKATQAMDAPPSVRSRNSSTRGKPKTGPQYTKSGRRR, encoded by the exons ATGGAACCGATAATAGAAGACGATAATGTAGCGAATCTCTCGAATATAGATATCTC CATTGCTGATCTAGACGAATTCATACAAAGTCAACGTAGCGCGTTGGGTAGAGTACAAGATGACATCAAAGCACTGGAAGAATTAAAGATTCAGGCTGTTGTCCATCCAGTCGTC GAGCACGAATCCTTGAAGTTTTCAAACATTGGTTCCGAACTTGATACAAATATTCCTCGATTAGATTGGACGTTATTTGGACCCAATG ATTTCCAACCTGTTACTCGTACGCTCCCACCCAAGGCCGGCACTTCTCGCGTTGATAAGATGAGGGCTCATATTTCCGAGTTCCGCCAAGGACTTGCGTCAGCTCCTCCTCTCCCAGCAGAACTCTTGGACAACAGCCGGGACGCTGAAGAGAGGGATAAGAAGCGCAGGCGACTCACCTCTGCTTCTCGTGCTCCAGTGGCAAATTTCTCCAGCGGCCTACGACTTCCACGTTTTGCGGAGTCTTGCAACAATATCAATGTACAGACTTCAGCTTTGGCAGGAACTCAACCCCAGGAGCTTGGGCCCCCGCCGACACCTAGCTCTGGCGCCAGCAGTCGAAATTCTACAAAGCCTCCAGTCAGAGTATTCACAAACCACGTTCATTCGCAATCACAGCCACGGGTTCCCAAAACCGCCGATGAAGTTACCCAAGCACTGCATGAATCACCCAGGGCTACTAGCCCTAGGAGCCGAAATGCAGTACCTTCACCAACCCAACCGGGTCGAGACTCTCCGATTATTGAAGAGACAGAAGGATCTGTGATGGAGGCTCTCGCAAGCGAAGAGCAATCTCATTCAACGTTCAAACAAAACTGGTCTTTAGCCGAGCAGCATACTTTGGAGAGGTTATTGGTCGAAATTCCAAGCACCGTCAAATTCAG GTGGGTCAGAATATCCGAGGCCATGGGCGGCACTCGTACTCCGCGCCAGGTTGCTTCACGCGTTCAAAAGTACTACGAGAAGATGAAGAAACTTGGAGTCACTGTAAATTCTGCTGACATGGGAGGTGGCGGGCGAGGCGGAA
- a CDS encoding Polysaccharide biosynthesis gives MSTKFDAEKAENLEEIEKQFAVKAVGHAQTYWQLLEAVPPVALKLTKMDDEIYNDFIEQFPEYKQDPSKIEIIDEDELKSKDNKPRWHKFMTAYDKKIQDYTFGSLLRRNAKDDYTEQNTMFVPRMQFYVFEAGDEHHVHNNAKSSK, from the exons ATGTCCACCAAATTTGACGCAGAGAAAGCCGAGAATCTTGAGGAA ATCGAAAAACA GTTTGCAGTGAAGGCCGTCGGGCATGCTCAG ACTTATTGGCAACTCTTAGAGGCTGTACCTCCAGTTGCCCTCAAGCTCACCAA AATGGATGATGAGATATACAACGACTTTATAGAGCAGTTCCCAGAATACAAGCAAGATCCTTCGAAGATTGAAATCATTGATGAAGATGAGTTGAAATCAAAGGATAACAAGCCACGATGGCACAAATTTATGACCGC GTATGACAAAAAGATTCAGGATTATACTTTTGGTTCCTTGCTTAGGAGAAACGCCAAGGATGATTATACAGAGCAAAACACTATGTTTG TGCCCAGAATGCAG TTTTACGTGTTCGAA GCTGGGGATGAACATCATGTGCATAACAACGCCAAGTCTTCCAAGTGA
- a CDS encoding carbohydrate esterase family 12 protein produces the protein MRAFTSFGSLLAIASVASAAPGVLLVGDSTVTDGAGWGKGFCADTKGLARCTNLAVSGTTTVSWPGHSTEYQGMLTGCKTANTFAFVQVLPLLADSLAYIQKLGKADSMKFNLDYDTTNKDTTHLNTLGAWVGLVAVAAVAGAVPHPKVAPSILTIGDSTVTSDAGWGAGFCEDTKGLANCTNLSVSGRTTISWQAEPEYQTMLTSCKTPETWATIQFGHNDRMKKVMNTSYFAQNLESLTLKIQNAGCKPILVTSLARRVFTSEHVTSDILGPYSNETINVAAKLKLPILPLLNDSLTYIAKLGKAQSMLFNWDSDSTNKDTTHLNSIVADEVHALVPQLSGYIVPDPALSDAIASGTILPQDL, from the exons ATGCGCGCATTCACATCCTTTGGTTCACTCCTTGCAATCGCCTCCGTCGCATCCGCTGCTCCAG GCGTCCTTTTGGTTGGAGACAGTACCGTTACTGACGGCGCAGGATGGGGCAAAGGCTTT TGCGCCGACACCAAGGGTCTCGCAAGATGCACCAATCTTGCTGTTAGTGGG ACTACTACGGTTTCATGGCCTGGTCATTCAACCGAGTACCAAGGGATGCTGACTGGGTGCAAAACAGCCAATACTTTCGCTTTTGTCCAG gtccttcctcttcttgccgATAGCCTTGCATACATCCAGAAACTGGGAAAAGCTGACTCAATGAA GTTCAACCTTGATTATGACACTACAAACAAGGATACCACTCACTTGAACAC GTTGG GTGCTTGGGTTGGCCTCGTTGCAGTTGCTGCAGTTGCTGGAGCTGTTCCTCATCCCAAGGTTGCTCCAA GTATTCTGACCATTGGAGATTCGACTGTGACCAGCGACGCAGGATGGGGGGCTGGTTTC TGCGAAGATACCAAGGGCCTGGCAAACTGCACCAATCTCTCAGTCAGCGGA CGAACGACCATCTCCTGGCAAGCAGAACCAGAGTATCAAACGATGCTGACAAGCTGTAAGACCCCAGAAACCTGGGCAAC CATCCAATTTGGACACAATGATCGGATGA AAAAAGTCATGAACACGTCGTACTTTGCACAAAACCTCGAATCGCTTACTCTCAAGATCCAGAATGCGGGGTGCAAACCTATATTGGTCACATCCCTTGCGAGAAGGGTGTTTACTAGCGAGCATGTGACATCAGATATTCTTGGGCCATACTCGAACGAGACCATCAATGTTGCTGCCAAATTGAAACTACCA ATACTGCCTCTATTGAATGATAGCCTAACCTACATTGCGAAGTTGGGCAAGGCACAATCCATGCTCTTCAACTGGGATTCCGATTCGACCAATAAAG ATACCACTCACTTGAACTC GATCGTAGCCGATGAGGTTCACGCTCTTGTTCCGCAACTCAGTGGTTACATTGTACCTGACCCGGCTTTGTCGGATGCCATTGCGAGCGGAACTATCCTCCCTCAAGATCTTTGA